One genomic region from Xyrauchen texanus isolate HMW12.3.18 chromosome 4, RBS_HiC_50CHRs, whole genome shotgun sequence encodes:
- the LOC127640619 gene encoding immunoglobulin-binding protein 1-like isoform X1, whose amino-acid sequence MAAAEDSNYLQNPSGSEAPKLSDLLDRGWKLYDEVDSTNESSSSNAVQVKVKRGIMQLEEATRMVSQLDLFSRNEALEEMATADVKYLLLPALLGALTMKQVNPNKRLEHVQTARVYFMDFLERCKEYEVCSFMLPRSNENKADTPTEEQPNPVVPLPTSQPDLIAMATQRQAKIERFNQRKETEAKLSEIRGLVESGSAEEDVVRDFYLLHVRRWITLALEEIDSIGQEVEILKRMEAFKQSAPQPSPPKRLPMKPFILTKDAVQAKVFGAGYPSLATMTVDDWYEQHRRQGCLPDQGVPRSAADGNAVDDERAERERKEENDDKEALQKARDWDDWKDTHRRGYGNRKNMG is encoded by the exons ATGGCGGCTGCTGAAGATAGTAACTATTTACAGAATCCCAGCGGTTCAGAGGCTCCGAAACTGTCGGATTTACTAGACCGGGGCTGGAAACTGTATGACGAGGTGGACAGCACTAATGAATCGAGCAGCTCAAACGCCGTGCAGGTGAAAGTGAAGCGCGGCATCATGCAGCTGGAGGAGGCGACGAGGATGGTCAGTCAGCTGGACCTGTTCAG TCGTAACGAGGCACTGGAGGAAATGGCCACAGCGGATGTGAAGTACCTTCTGTTGCCGGCTCTGCTGGGTGCTCTCACTATGAAACAGGTGAATCCCAACAAGAGACTGGAGCATGTGCAGACAGCCCGTGTCTACTTCATGGACTTCCTGGAGAGGTGCAAGGAATATGAAGTGTGCAGTTTCATGTTGCCCAGATCCAATGAGAACAAAGCCGACACTCCTACTGAGGAGCAGCCAAATCCAGTTGTCCCATTGCCAACATCACAGCCAGACcttattgccatggcaacacaaagACAAGCCAAAATAGAGAG GTTTAACCAACGTAAGGAGACTGAGGCTAAACTGAGTGAGATTAGAGGGCTGGTGGAATCCGGCTCAGCCGAAGAAGACGTGGTGAGAGATTTTTACCTGCTGCATGTGCGCAGGTGGATCACACTAGCACTGGAGGAGATTGACTCCATTGGCCAGGAAGTAGAGATACTGAAACGGATGGAGGCTTTCAAGCAG AGCGCGCCTCAGCCATCTCCACCGAAAAGACTTCCCATGAAGCCTTTTATCCTGACTAAAGATGCTGTGCAGGCAAA AGTGTTTGGTGCAGGGTATCCCAGCCTTGCCACTATGACCGTTGATGACTGGTATGAGCAGCACAGACGACAGGGCTGTTTACCTGATCAGGGTGTACCACGCAGCGCAG CAGATGGTAATGCAGTGGATGACGAGagagcagaaagagagagaaaggaagagaATGATGATAAAGAGGCATTGCAGAAGGCACGTGACTGGGATGATTGGAAGGACACACACCGGAGAGGATATGGCAACCGCAAGAACATGGGCtga
- the LOC127640619 gene encoding immunoglobulin-binding protein 1-like isoform X2 — protein sequence MAAAEDSNYLQNPSGSEAPKLSDLLDRGWKLYDEVDSTNESSSSNAVQVKVKRGIMQLEEATRMVSQLDLFSRNEALEEMATADVKYLLLPALLGALTMKQVNPNKRLEHVQTARVYFMDFLERCKEYEVCSFMLPRSNENKADTPTEEQPNPVVPLPTSQPDLIAMATQRQAKIERFNQRKETEAKLSEIRGLVESGSAEEDVVRDFYLLHVRRWITLALEEIDSIGQEVEILKRMEAFKQSAPQPSPPKRLPMKPFILTKDAVQAKVFGAGYPSLATMTVDDWYEQHRRQGCLPDQGVPRSADGNAVDDERAERERKEENDDKEALQKARDWDDWKDTHRRGYGNRKNMG from the exons ATGGCGGCTGCTGAAGATAGTAACTATTTACAGAATCCCAGCGGTTCAGAGGCTCCGAAACTGTCGGATTTACTAGACCGGGGCTGGAAACTGTATGACGAGGTGGACAGCACTAATGAATCGAGCAGCTCAAACGCCGTGCAGGTGAAAGTGAAGCGCGGCATCATGCAGCTGGAGGAGGCGACGAGGATGGTCAGTCAGCTGGACCTGTTCAG TCGTAACGAGGCACTGGAGGAAATGGCCACAGCGGATGTGAAGTACCTTCTGTTGCCGGCTCTGCTGGGTGCTCTCACTATGAAACAGGTGAATCCCAACAAGAGACTGGAGCATGTGCAGACAGCCCGTGTCTACTTCATGGACTTCCTGGAGAGGTGCAAGGAATATGAAGTGTGCAGTTTCATGTTGCCCAGATCCAATGAGAACAAAGCCGACACTCCTACTGAGGAGCAGCCAAATCCAGTTGTCCCATTGCCAACATCACAGCCAGACcttattgccatggcaacacaaagACAAGCCAAAATAGAGAG GTTTAACCAACGTAAGGAGACTGAGGCTAAACTGAGTGAGATTAGAGGGCTGGTGGAATCCGGCTCAGCCGAAGAAGACGTGGTGAGAGATTTTTACCTGCTGCATGTGCGCAGGTGGATCACACTAGCACTGGAGGAGATTGACTCCATTGGCCAGGAAGTAGAGATACTGAAACGGATGGAGGCTTTCAAGCAG AGCGCGCCTCAGCCATCTCCACCGAAAAGACTTCCCATGAAGCCTTTTATCCTGACTAAAGATGCTGTGCAGGCAAA AGTGTTTGGTGCAGGGTATCCCAGCCTTGCCACTATGACCGTTGATGACTGGTATGAGCAGCACAGACGACAGGGCTGTTTACCTGATCAGGGTGTACCACGCAGCGCAG ATGGTAATGCAGTGGATGACGAGagagcagaaagagagagaaaggaagagaATGATGATAAAGAGGCATTGCAGAAGGCACGTGACTGGGATGATTGGAAGGACACACACCGGAGAGGATATGGCAACCGCAAGAACATGGGCtga